In Flavobacterium sp. GSB-24, the genomic window AGCCTAGATTTGAAGTTTGTTCTATCTAAGGCTTTTTTTTAAAATTAAATCGAAATTATTTAATTCTTTAATTATAAATAATAAATGAGTACTTTAAGCAAAATAAACAATTTTAGAAGAGGCGTGATGCGTGGTCTGACTAAAAACATTGGAAAACCAAAAACGGAACGTGATATTGTTTTGGTTGATAAAGCTGAAATTAAACGCGTTTTAATTTGCAGACCAAATGGCAGACTGGGCAATCTTTTATTAATTACGCCGCTGGTTCAAGAAGTAGCAGAAACTTTCCCGAATTGTAAAATTGATTTGTTTGTAAAAGGTACATTAGCACCAATTGTTTTTGAAAATTATCAGGCAGTTAACAAAACAATTCATTTACCCAAAAAACCTTTTAAAAGTTTAGTTGAGTATATGAAGGTTTGGATTTCTATTAAGAGCGAACCTTATGATATGGCTATAAATGTCGATCAAAATTCTTCTTCTGGCAGATTGGCTGTACGATTTTCAAGAGCAAAGTATAAATTTTATGGAGATTTAGACGGTGAATTAACAGAGTCAAAAACGGATTATGACCATATTGCTAAATACCCGGTTTATAATTTCAGGACTTATTTAACAAAATTAGGATTGCCTAAAAGCAATAAAATAGTAGCATCTTTGGATCTTAAACTTACTGATGCAGAACTTGATAACGGAAAGAAAATTTTAGATCTTATAACTCCAGATCCGTCAAAACGAACAATCTGTATCTTTACTTATGCAACGGGAGCTAAATGCTATTCAGGAGAATGGTGGGAAAACTTTTATTCTAAACTTAAAGAAGAATACAGCAATTATAATATTATTGAAATATTGCCAGTTGAAAATGTTTCGCAAATTGGGTTCCAAGCGCCAACTTATTATAGTAAAGATATTCGCGAAATGGGATCTGTATTGGCAAATGTAGATTTGTTTATTGGTGCAGACAGCGGTATTATGCATTTAGCAAGTGCTGCTCAAACTCCAACTGTTGGATTGTTCTCAGTTTCAGAATTAAAAAAATACGCCCCTTATGATAGTGGAAGTGTAGGAGTGGATACTAGAAAATGTATGCCTTTAGAATATTTCCAAATTATCAATTCAATTTTAGATAACGGGAAATTAAAAGTATATCCTAAAGCAGTATAAAAAAAGGCCAATCATTTGATTGGCCTTTTTATTAGTATACTGAGATTAGTTTTTCTTTTTGAAAAGACCATTCAGCAAATCACTTGCT contains:
- a CDS encoding glycosyltransferase family 9 protein; translated protein: MSTLSKINNFRRGVMRGLTKNIGKPKTERDIVLVDKAEIKRVLICRPNGRLGNLLLITPLVQEVAETFPNCKIDLFVKGTLAPIVFENYQAVNKTIHLPKKPFKSLVEYMKVWISIKSEPYDMAINVDQNSSSGRLAVRFSRAKYKFYGDLDGELTESKTDYDHIAKYPVYNFRTYLTKLGLPKSNKIVASLDLKLTDAELDNGKKILDLITPDPSKRTICIFTYATGAKCYSGEWWENFYSKLKEEYSNYNIIEILPVENVSQIGFQAPTYYSKDIREMGSVLANVDLFIGADSGIMHLASAAQTPTVGLFSVSELKKYAPYDSGSVGVDTRKCMPLEYFQIINSILDNGKLKVYPKAV